The Rhododendron vialii isolate Sample 1 chromosome 8a, ASM3025357v1 genome has a window encoding:
- the LOC131336692 gene encoding uncharacterized protein LOC131336692 has product MNWVQRKIYLYNVTFGLYMLDWWERCLFNILVVVLMWFICYNGVRSANELCKR; this is encoded by the exons ATGAATTGGGTACAACGCAAGATCTATCTCTACAACGTCACCTTCGGGCTGTACATGTTAGACTGGTGGGAGCGTTGTCTCTTCA ACATTCTGGTGGTTGTATTGATGTGGTTCATCTGCTACAACGGGGTTCGGTCTGCCAACGAGTTATGCAAAAGGTGA
- the LOC131298567 gene encoding protein ALP1-like — MSNLTHRILLGEFDGSSSDDDEITMVQMIMARQYQKFQRRRQQGGHVGSTSGRAWIPRDRVAADQRLNDDYFCEYPLYDEKLFQQRFRMSRPLFHKILGKLQEHDVTFVQRNDATGAVGLSGIQKMTAALRMMAYGTPADSLDEYLKIGGSTAVESLQSFCRGVISIFEAEYLRKPNEADTARLLHVGNQRRFPGMLGNLDCMHWQWDKCPTAYHGFFSGRSGKPTIVLEAVASYDLWIWHAFFGMPGSFNDINVLDQSHLFDYLSAGRAPPAHFIVNGSQYDMGYYLADGIYPKWATLVQTISQPQGRKKQHFARMQEACRKDVERAFGVLQARWAIVRGPARFWNEEDLGYIMKTCVILHNMIIEDQRDHDASDEITELLSSNPIQVSRDITPALVDFFKNNRRIRSNEAHHSLRNDLIEHLWARNGDEE, encoded by the coding sequence atgagCAATTTAACCCACAGAATATTACTGGGAGAATTTGACGGATCTTCCTCCGATGATGATGAGATTACAATGGTGCAAATGATCATGGCCAGGCaataccaaaaatttcaaagaagacGCCAACAAGGAGGTCATGTTGGTTCTACAAGCGGTCGAGCCTGGATCCCCCGTGACAGAGTTGCTGCCGACCAACGACTCAATGATGATTATTTTTGTGAGTATCCGCTCTATGACGAAAAATTGTTTCAGCAACGTTTTCGAATGAGTCGACCCTTATTTCACAAGATCTTGGGCAAACTCCAAGAGCATGACGTGACGTTCGTCCAAAGGAATGATGCGACGGGAGCTGTAGGTCTTTCTGGTATCCAAAAGATGACAGCAGCTCTGAGGATGATGGCATACGGGACGCCTGCTGATAGTCTTGATGAGTATCTCAAGATTGGGGGAAGTACAGCAGTTGAGTCTCTTCAAAGCTTCTGTAGAGGCGTTATCTCTATTTTTGAAGCAGAATACCtgagaaaaccaaatgaagCAGATACTGCAAGGCTCCTACATGTGGGCAATCAACGTCGTTTTCCTGGAATGCTAGGCAACTTGGATTGTATGCATTGGCAGTGGGACAAATGTCCAACTGCTTACCATGGCTTCTTTAGTGGCCGCAGCGGAAAACCCACTATCGTACTTGAAGCAGTTGCATCGTATGATTTGTGGATTTGGCATGCTTTCTTTGGCATGCCAGGTTCATTCAATGATATCAACGTGCTTGATCAATCTCATCTCTTTGATTATCTCAGTGCAGGTCGTGCCCCTCCAGCCCATTTTATTGTTAACGGGAGTCAGTACGACATGGGGTACTACCTTGCTGATGGTATATATCCAAAATGGGCGACTCTCGTCCAAACCATTTCTCAACCACAAGGAAGAAAGAAGCAACACTTTGCGAGGATGCAGGAGGCATGTCGCAAGGATGTTGAAAGGGCATTTGGCGTACTCCAAGCACGCTGGGCAATTGTGAGAGGACCGGCGCGATTCTGGAATGAGGAGGATCTAGGCTacatcatgaaaacatgtgtCATTTTGCATAACATGATAATTGAAGACCAACGTGATCATGATGCTAGTGATGAAATTACTGAACTTCTTTCTTCCAACCCAATTCAAGTTTCGAGAGATATCACTCCTgcattggttgatttctttaaaaataaccGGAGGATTCGATCAAATGAGGCACATCATTCGCTCCGCAATGATCTTATTGAACACCTATGGGCCCGTAATGGAGATGAAGAATGA
- the LOC131336693 gene encoding uncharacterized protein LOC131336693, which yields MCVSRILDNKKNFHSPQTPSKKNSVSIMAEGSRSARGKSFNSDQDEAICNAYLCVSQDPIIGTNQPRSKLWDRVAKKYTEFTGGDVRSDASIKSRWQVIQQACNKYRGHLRQIQRQHQSGMTEQNEIDLAKRHYKDTETKPFANLDCCWAILEHSMKWADLTPPRSDPRSSQMDTSSVPLSPDFSQNPNLDSPDFSQVPNTSTTLEDSNPTSGGSVQSPRKRPPGCKASKAKLLKTKKSGNEEREWINLMEKFNQTTSDKESRRAEMEARRVAALERSTTNDERRVALEERKAAIKEKEMEDRIMQMDLDLVQDPQMKAYYQYRKGEILAKWTASSSSNGYFPDFPDY from the exons ATGTGTGTTAGTAGGattttagacaacaaaaaaaattttcattctccacaaacaccctccaaaaaaaatagtgtatcaATTATGGCAGAAGGAAGTCGTAGTGCGAGAGGAAAATCGTTCAACTCCGATCAAGATGAAGCAATTTGTAATGCTTACTTGTGCGTTAGTCAAGACCCGATTATCGGTACCAACCAACCACGATCTAAATTATGGGATCGGGTTGCAAAAAAATATACCGAATTCACAGGAGGTGATGTACGATCGGATGCTTCTATCAAGTCTCGATGGCAAGTCATCCAGCAAGCTTGCAACAAATATCGTGGACATTTAAGGCAAATTCAAAGGCAACATCAAAGTGGAATGACAGAACAAAATGag ATTGATCTAGCGAAGAGACATTACAAAGATACTGAGACTAAACCTTTCGCCAATTTGGATTGTTGCTGGGCAATCTTAGAACACAGTATGAAGTGGGCGGATTTAACCCCACCCCGGTCCGACCCAAGATCTTCACAAATGGATACAAGTTCGGTCCCGCTATCTCCTgatttctctcaaaatccaaacttagactctcctgatttctctcaagttccaaacacatcGACTACATTGGAAGATAGCAATCCTACGAGTGGAGGTAGTGTTCAGTCTCCAAGAAAGAGGCCTCCTGGATGTAAAGCATCAAAGGCAAAATTATTGAAGACCAAAAAATCAGGAAATGAGGAACGTGAATGGATCAACTTGATGGAAAAATTCAACCAAACTACATCTGACAAGGAAAGTAGGAGAGCTGAAATGGAAGCAAGAAGAGTCGCGGCTTTGGAAAGGAGTACAACAAATGATGAGAGAAGGGTGGCGCTTGAGGAGAGGAAGGCagcaataaaggaaaaagagatggaAGATAGGATTATGCAAATGGACTTGGATTTGGTTCAAGACCCCCAAATGAAGGCTTATTATCAGTATCGCAAGGGTGAAATCTTGGCTAAATGGACGGCTAGCTCAAGTTCGAACGGTTATTTTCCTGATTTTCCTGATTATTGa
- the LOC131336694 gene encoding protein FAR1-RELATED SEQUENCE 5-like encodes MDLKVNESGGYGDVGFTLKDLQNKIEVERRVELKDGDTEGALGYLSARANADPLFFFKYTVDEDNRLGKLIWADSKSRMDYAAFGDVLIFDTTYRTNACKKPFVILAGVSNHFLTTIFGCALLVDETFATYTWVLETLMEAMDNKRPVSVVTDGDRAMRQTIQKVIPDCRHRLCLWHLSRNDATNIHKPEFQEDFKRCMQMDYEIDEFENVWDQVVKRYNTEQKP; translated from the coding sequence ATGGATTTGAAGGTCAATGAATCAGGGGGGTACGGGGATGTGGGCTTCACTCTGAAAGATCTGCAGAACAAAATTGAAGTTGAGCGTAGAGTAGAACTCAAAGACGGGGATACAGAGGGTGCTTTGGGTTACTTATCTGCGAGAGCCAATGCCGACCcattatttttcttcaagtataCTGTGGATGAGGACAACCGGCTAGGTAAATTGATTTGGGCAGACTCGAAGTCTCGGATGGACTATGCTGCTTTCGGTGATGTACTGATATTCGACACAACCTATCGAACTAATGCATGTAAGAAACCGTTTGTCATTTTAGCTGGCGTGAGTAACCATTTTCTTACGACTATTTTTGGTTGTGCCTTGTTGGTTGATGAGACATTTGCAACATACACATGGGTGCTGGAAACCTTAATGGAGGCCATGGATAACAAACGACCTGTGTCCGTAGTGACAGATGGTGATAGGGCAATGCGTCAGACAATTCAAAAAGTCATTCCGGATTGTAGGCATCGTCTTTGTTTGTGGCATCTGTCGCGAAATGACGCGACAAATATCCACAAACCTGAGTTTCAAGAAGATTTCAAGCGGTGTATGCAAATGGATTATGAAATAGATGAGTTTGAAAACGTTTGGGATCAGGTGgtgaaacggtacaatactgagcAAAAACCTTAG